In Rubrivirga sp. SAORIC476, a single window of DNA contains:
- a CDS encoding S46 family peptidase, whose translation MRLLSLLAVLALAVPAVAQPALDAEAARAQPLDGGKMWLFEDPPTEYLQETYGFAPDEAWYRRARLASLRMPGCSASFVSPNGLVLTNHHCAQRHIVAVDRGGEGLLDDGFQPETSAEERRVPGLFMDQAVAIDDVTDAMSAAVDAAETDAEREAAFEAAEAAVTARLLAEYGITSPNPDTDDFVVQVVALYDGGKYSAYTFRRYRDVRLAMAPEQALGFFGGDPDNFTYPRYAADFALFRIYGDDGQPLDSPEYFPLSAEGVEAGSLVFVIGNPGSTSRGLTVAELEFLRDAGLAGTYRFIQTREAALRAYLATGMDSDPDVLRSRIFGLSNSRKAYGGRLDGLSDPIIIARRADAERAFRAASPEAAALIDQQAAIQAEKMEMAAAYRAFPTLFNRNYGSALMKRARALAMGDAEAAAAVEASADLLERAYLIAEVDALRRYYQEQDLALPEAIDGPSAEVAADRLLETSMAAMPSADPQEAEYDPAVALVRGLLPEIQAFSSASAGLRAREADVARQLGRVRFATFGNSVPPDATFSLRFTDGVVMGYPYNGTLAPPMTTLYGLFDRYHSFCSSGASDPCEWDLPARWLEAQERMDLSTPVNFTSTSDTIGGNSGSGVVNRDGELVGLNFDRTIEGLVRDYIYAPERGRNVMVDTRLVVEALTNVYGLNGLVTEIRDGTLRP comes from the coding sequence ATGCGCCTGCTCTCGCTCCTCGCCGTCCTCGCCCTCGCCGTCCCTGCGGTCGCCCAGCCCGCGCTGGACGCCGAGGCCGCCCGCGCCCAGCCGCTCGATGGCGGCAAGATGTGGCTCTTCGAGGACCCGCCGACCGAGTACCTCCAGGAGACCTACGGCTTCGCGCCCGACGAGGCGTGGTACCGCCGCGCCCGGCTGGCGTCGCTCCGCATGCCGGGCTGCTCCGCCTCGTTCGTGTCGCCGAACGGGCTGGTCTTGACCAACCACCACTGCGCGCAGCGCCACATCGTCGCGGTGGACCGCGGCGGGGAGGGCTTGCTCGACGACGGCTTCCAGCCCGAAACGAGCGCCGAGGAGCGCCGCGTGCCCGGCCTGTTCATGGACCAGGCCGTCGCCATCGACGACGTGACCGACGCCATGAGCGCGGCCGTCGACGCAGCCGAGACCGACGCCGAGCGCGAGGCCGCCTTCGAGGCTGCCGAGGCCGCTGTCACTGCGCGCCTGCTCGCAGAGTACGGCATCACCTCGCCGAACCCCGACACCGACGACTTCGTCGTGCAGGTCGTCGCGCTCTATGACGGGGGCAAGTACTCCGCCTACACCTTCCGCCGCTACCGCGACGTGCGGCTGGCGATGGCGCCCGAGCAGGCGCTCGGCTTCTTCGGCGGCGACCCGGACAACTTCACCTACCCACGCTACGCTGCCGACTTCGCGCTCTTCCGCATCTACGGCGACGACGGGCAGCCGCTGGACTCGCCGGAGTACTTCCCGCTTTCGGCCGAAGGCGTCGAGGCGGGCAGCCTCGTGTTCGTTATCGGCAATCCCGGCAGCACCTCGCGCGGGCTGACGGTCGCGGAGCTGGAGTTCCTGCGCGACGCCGGGCTCGCGGGCACGTACCGCTTCATCCAAACGCGCGAGGCGGCCCTCCGCGCCTACCTCGCCACCGGCATGGACTCCGACCCAGACGTGCTCCGGAGCCGCATCTTCGGCCTGAGCAACTCGCGCAAGGCCTACGGCGGCCGGCTCGACGGGCTCTCGGACCCGATCATCATCGCCCGCCGGGCCGACGCCGAGCGCGCCTTCCGCGCCGCCAGCCCCGAGGCCGCCGCGCTGATCGACCAGCAGGCGGCCATCCAGGCCGAGAAGATGGAGATGGCCGCGGCCTACCGCGCCTTCCCGACCCTCTTCAACCGCAACTACGGCTCGGCGCTCATGAAGCGCGCCCGCGCGCTCGCCATGGGCGACGCCGAGGCCGCCGCCGCCGTCGAGGCCTCGGCGGACCTTCTGGAGCGGGCCTACCTCATCGCCGAGGTGGACGCCCTCCGCCGCTACTACCAGGAGCAGGACCTCGCCCTCCCCGAAGCCATCGACGGACCGTCCGCCGAGGTCGCGGCGGACCGGTTGCTGGAGACCTCGATGGCGGCGATGCCGTCCGCCGACCCGCAGGAGGCCGAGTACGACCCCGCCGTCGCGCTCGTCCGCGGGCTGCTCCCTGAGATCCAGGCGTTCTCCTCGGCCAGCGCCGGGCTCCGCGCCCGCGAGGCCGACGTGGCTCGCCAACTCGGCCGCGTCCGCTTCGCGACCTTCGGCAACTCGGTCCCGCCGGACGCCACGTTCTCGCTCCGCTTCACCGACGGCGTTGTGATGGGCTACCCATACAACGGCACCCTCGCGCCGCCCATGACCACCCTCTACGGCCTCTTCGACCGCTACCACAGCTTCTGCTCGTCGGGCGCCTCCGATCCCTGCGAGTGGGATCTTCCCGCGCGCTGGCTGGAGGCTCAGGAGCGCATGGACCTCTCGACGCCGGTCAACTTCACGTCCACCTCGGACACCATCGGTGGCAACTCGGGCTCGGGCGTCGTCAACCGCGATGGGGAGTTGGTCGGGCTCAACTTCGACCGCACCATCGAGGGGCTCGTCCGCGACTACATCTACGCCCCCGAGCGCGGACGCAACGTGATGGTGGACACCCGGCTCGTGGTCGAGGCGCTCACCAACGTCTACGGCCTCAATGGGCTGGTTACCGAGATCCGCGACGGGACGCTTCGTCCGTAG
- a CDS encoding WbqC family protein — MTAIRPPEFAPRLPYAALLLTADRLVLADTFAFSRQGGHNRTRIRTGQGPLWLSVPRRHAGLGQPLTEVEVVDDGWRRRHAAALTAAYGSASFFEHVMPEWAAVLATPGSLADLTVASVRFTARWLKSEAEIVRASDLPGRPSALAEVADVAGATTVLTLPESARRDAEAVGVPVRVLRFEEAERRQVGEGFVPGLGVLDLLMTHGPAAADVLRASVQRVDAFGAPRPRTAS, encoded by the coding sequence TTGACCGCCATCCGTCCGCCCGAGTTCGCCCCGCGCCTTCCGTACGCCGCGCTCCTGCTCACCGCCGACCGCCTCGTCCTGGCCGACACGTTCGCCTTCAGCCGCCAGGGAGGCCACAACCGGACCCGCATCCGCACCGGCCAGGGGCCGCTCTGGCTCTCCGTCCCCCGCCGCCACGCCGGCCTCGGCCAGCCGCTCACCGAGGTCGAGGTGGTCGACGATGGCTGGCGCCGCCGCCACGCCGCGGCTCTGACCGCCGCCTACGGGTCCGCGTCGTTCTTCGAGCACGTGATGCCGGAGTGGGCGGCCGTGCTCGCCACGCCCGGCTCGCTGGCGGACCTCACGGTCGCCTCGGTCCGCTTCACCGCGCGGTGGTTGAAGTCGGAGGCCGAGATCGTCCGCGCCTCCGACCTGCCGGGGAGGCCGTCTGCGCTCGCCGAAGTGGCCGATGTCGCCGGGGCCACGACGGTGCTCACGCTGCCCGAGTCGGCCCGGCGGGACGCCGAGGCGGTCGGCGTGCCGGTCCGCGTGCTGCGGTTCGAGGAGGCCGAGCGGCGGCAGGTGGGGGAGGGCTTCGTACCGGGCCTCGGCGTGCTGGACCTGCTGATGACCCACGGTCCGGCAGCGGCGGACGTGCTCCGGGCGAGCGTGCAGCGTGTGGATGCCTTCGGCGCTCCCCGTCCGAGAACAGCGTCCTGA
- the cruF gene encoding bisanhydrobacterioruberin hydratase CruF, whose translation MPSHRVFRVSLGVFAATIAFAILGTLSLFIPPVRDFFLPYYETLVAMPTWTYMALLPVVSLALYWDQLGVRRSLLFLIAASVLGASAELLGTNTGFPFGEYFYTDRLGAKIFGDVPYFIPTSWYALGILSYDLGGRLGRGRLARALWTAVFMIAWDVSLDPAMNQGGGTFVFWEYPGGGAFYGMPWVNWLGWAVTSVAIAFAFEALGGMEPAGNGLTERWAPVVYALNVFFPASICLLYGLPSAGVIGLVVLGALLYAVHRRTPFVGTLAPAS comes from the coding sequence GTGCCCTCGCATCGCGTCTTCCGCGTCTCTCTCGGCGTCTTCGCCGCCACCATCGCGTTCGCCATCCTGGGCACGCTGTCGCTGTTCATCCCGCCCGTCCGCGACTTCTTCCTGCCGTACTACGAGACCCTCGTCGCGATGCCGACGTGGACGTACATGGCGCTGCTGCCGGTGGTCTCGCTGGCGCTGTACTGGGACCAGCTCGGCGTACGGCGGTCGCTGCTGTTCCTGATCGCGGCGAGCGTGCTCGGGGCGAGCGCGGAGCTGCTGGGCACCAACACCGGCTTCCCGTTCGGGGAGTACTTCTACACCGACCGCCTGGGCGCCAAGATCTTCGGCGACGTGCCCTACTTCATCCCGACCTCCTGGTACGCGCTCGGCATCCTGAGCTACGACCTCGGCGGCCGACTGGGGCGCGGGCGCCTGGCGCGGGCGCTCTGGACGGCGGTCTTCATGATCGCGTGGGACGTGTCGCTGGACCCGGCCATGAACCAGGGCGGCGGGACGTTCGTGTTCTGGGAGTACCCCGGCGGCGGTGCGTTCTACGGAATGCCGTGGGTCAACTGGCTCGGGTGGGCGGTGACCTCGGTCGCCATCGCGTTCGCGTTCGAGGCGCTGGGCGGCATGGAGCCAGCCGGGAACGGGCTCACCGAGCGGTGGGCGCCGGTGGTCTACGCGCTCAACGTCTTCTTCCCCGCGTCGATCTGCCTGCTGTACGGCCTGCCGAGCGCGGGCGTGATCGGCCTCGTGGTGCTGGGTGCGCTGCTGTACGCCGTCCACCGGCGGACGCCTTTCGTGGGGACGCTCGCCCCCGCGTCCTAG
- a CDS encoding phytoene/squalene synthase family protein, with the protein MEVSRFLPSPPRFVAPEAPPADAPRRQQDRYLRQAFRHHSRTFSLATRLLPLRVQLPVAVLYLYCRTVDTLADERAAVIGADAALAEVDALDEALQATLAGRPPATGPHALLWQRLAEVHAAYDLPAFPLRQLLDGARWDLTGRTVGTRADLLAYADLVAGSVGAAMLPFLVRDRADAASLDAPARAMGNAMQITNILRDVGEDWRDLRRVYLPGEDLARLGLDVGRLVDGGGAIPDAYANLVESLMRDAEALYDEGGRGIGALRRRARAGITGAARMYREFLNGVRANGYDNLSQRAAVPLPRKLRVLVADDYGRRRARLVR; encoded by the coding sequence GTGGAGGTCTCTCGGTTCCTGCCCTCTCCCCCCCGCTTCGTCGCGCCCGAGGCGCCGCCCGCCGACGCCCCGCGCCGCCAGCAGGACCGGTACCTACGCCAGGCTTTCCGCCACCACAGCCGGACGTTCTCGCTGGCGACGCGCCTGCTGCCGCTCCGGGTCCAGCTGCCCGTCGCCGTCCTCTACCTGTACTGCCGGACGGTGGACACGCTGGCGGACGAGCGCGCCGCAGTAATCGGCGCCGACGCCGCGCTCGCCGAGGTGGACGCCCTCGACGAGGCGCTGCAGGCGACGCTGGCCGGGCGCCCCCCCGCGACCGGCCCGCATGCGCTGCTGTGGCAGCGCCTCGCGGAGGTCCACGCGGCCTACGACCTCCCGGCCTTCCCGCTCCGCCAGTTGCTCGACGGCGCCCGCTGGGACCTGACCGGCCGGACCGTGGGGACCCGCGCCGACCTGCTCGCCTACGCCGACCTCGTGGCGGGCTCCGTGGGCGCGGCCATGCTGCCGTTCCTCGTCCGCGATCGCGCCGACGCGGCCTCCCTCGACGCCCCCGCGCGGGCGATGGGCAACGCGATGCAGATCACCAACATCCTGCGCGACGTGGGCGAGGACTGGCGCGACCTGCGCCGCGTCTACCTCCCCGGCGAGGACCTCGCCCGCCTCGGGCTGGACGTGGGGCGCCTCGTGGACGGCGGCGGCGCCATCCCGGACGCCTACGCGAACCTCGTCGAGTCGCTCATGCGCGACGCCGAGGCGCTCTACGACGAAGGCGGACGCGGCATCGGGGCGCTGCGGCGGCGGGCGCGAGCGGGCATCACGGGCGCGGCGCGCATGTACCGCGAGTTCCTGAACGGCGTCCGCGCCAACGGCTACGACAACCTCTCGCAGCGTGCGGCGGTGCCGCTGCCGCGCAAGCTGCGGGTGCTGGTGGCCGACGACTACGGTCGCCGCCGCGCCCGGTTGGTCCGGTGA
- a CDS encoding 1-acyl-sn-glycerol-3-phosphate acyltransferase: MSGRPDGAPNGPGARLARAFAERTLRAELRAFRRVVGVGGIETDPAPGRPLVLTANHHVYADSFLLWHLTTQVWRRPMVVWMEAWDRAPLFGPVGALPFPEADARRRVRTMRETARRMEADPRTALYLYPEGHMRVPEDGLGPFRADLPRLARVLPPAVGWAPVGIHTSWWGESRPTAVLALGALHDTPEADEPARLGAALDAARAARPASLTNGTASLLLGGRPGPDERWDLSRLAPLYERWTFRP; this comes from the coding sequence GTGAGCGGCCGCCCCGACGGTGCTCCGAACGGACCCGGCGCCCGCCTCGCCCGCGCCTTCGCCGAGCGGACGCTCCGCGCCGAGCTGCGCGCCTTCCGCCGGGTCGTCGGTGTGGGCGGAATCGAGACCGACCCTGCGCCCGGACGGCCCCTCGTGCTGACGGCCAATCATCACGTCTACGCCGACAGCTTCCTGCTCTGGCACCTCACCACCCAGGTGTGGCGCCGTCCGATGGTGGTGTGGATGGAGGCCTGGGACCGGGCGCCGCTGTTCGGCCCCGTCGGCGCGCTGCCGTTCCCCGAGGCCGACGCCCGGCGCCGTGTGCGTACGATGCGGGAGACGGCCCGGCGGATGGAGGCCGATCCCCGAACGGCGCTCTACCTCTACCCCGAGGGTCACATGCGCGTCCCCGAGGATGGCCTCGGCCCGTTCCGCGCCGACCTCCCGCGCCTCGCGCGCGTCCTGCCCCCGGCGGTCGGTTGGGCGCCCGTGGGGATCCACACGTCGTGGTGGGGCGAGAGCCGCCCGACCGCCGTGCTCGCGCTCGGCGCGCTCCACGACACGCCCGAGGCCGACGAGCCCGCCCGCCTCGGCGCCGCGCTGGACGCCGCCCGCGCCGCCCGCCCGGCCAGCCTCACCAACGGGACGGCCTCCCTCCTCCTCGGCGGCCGCCCCGGCCCGGACGAGCGCTGGGACCTCTCCCGGCTCGCCCCCCTCTACGAGCGGTGGACGTTTCGGCCGTAG